Proteins encoded by one window of Thermococcus sp. Bubb.Bath:
- a CDS encoding stage II sporulation protein M, which produces MRGKGQVWRIFLVMTAIFLGFTLVGAIVVYLSPDLAGKFTAEIAKTLLSKVGRDSFGFRLFVGIFFNNAGAATTAYALGVLFGIVPVLIVAFNGLMLGVVTTYLVHSGAISVQRVLLAILPHGIIEIPAILLAATSGVLLYKALLRGGGKEMAMKSLKLYAISIGMLLLAAFIEAFITPQLAGIK; this is translated from the coding sequence ATGAGAGGAAAGGGGCAGGTTTGGAGGATATTCCTCGTAATGACCGCTATATTCCTTGGGTTCACCCTGGTAGGCGCCATCGTGGTCTATCTCAGTCCTGACCTCGCTGGAAAGTTCACCGCAGAAATTGCAAAAACCCTCCTTAGCAAGGTGGGCAGGGATTCCTTTGGGTTCCGTCTCTTTGTGGGCATCTTCTTCAACAACGCCGGGGCCGCCACCACAGCCTACGCCCTCGGAGTCCTGTTCGGGATAGTCCCCGTTCTCATCGTCGCGTTTAACGGGCTGATGCTGGGCGTTGTGACCACGTACCTTGTTCACTCAGGGGCTATCAGCGTTCAGAGGGTGCTCCTTGCAATCCTGCCCCATGGAATCATCGAGATACCGGCGATACTACTGGCGGCAACCTCCGGCGTCCTCCTTTATAAGGCCCTGCTCCGGGGTGGCGGGAAGGAGATGGCTATGAAATCCCTCAAGCTCTACGCCATCTCAATAGGGATGCTCCTCCTGGCGGCCTTCATTGAGGCGTTCATAACCCCGCAGCTTGCGGGGATTAAATGA
- a CDS encoding alpha-amylase family glycosyl hydrolase, with translation MEFVYTPKNSTPKIVSVRGSFNDWGQWYMRKTPNGTWVLKTCLKPGTYQYKFFIDGNWVKDMSKVDPTANGYADDGYGGKNAVKVVRGSSAISVEFNPGNPAYLSIADNRTVLRFQVGRGLIENATLVTNVGTFPMERQVWWDSGEVWRAEVPAEEPFEYYFTVQANESSYAVLNSKGEPFFRFDGKDTFPQLQWVSVGVGYQIFPDRFYNGNRSNDVLALDHDELVLNQVNPGKPILSNWSDPITPLHCCHQYFGGDIAGITQKLDYLQSLGVTLIYLNPISLSGSAHGYDPYDYYKIDPKFGTDAELRTFINEAHKRGIRVIFDFVPDHTGIGHWAFLDVWKRGNQSPYWDWYFIKKWPFKLGDGRAYTGWWGIGSLPKLNTANPEVKEYLMNATLKWLDFGFDGFRVDVPNDLVNADEFFRELRERVKGKHPNAYMVGEIWTLSPDWVDGTKFDSLMNYALGRDILLPYARGSLSGKSTMNLLGEYYAAYGENVVAMGFNLVDSHDTSRVLTDLGGGKLGDEPSPEAIQRQKLLSALLYTLPGMPITFQGDECAFLGDKSHYDEQRYPIQWDKCNEDMLNHYRSLAELRKSVPALTSSKIEFYRAQGGVISFFRGHENGVLVIANNGEQTDFTLPAGTWREVWPEKGKKFQGSIEIPAVSLIVLERG, from the coding sequence GTGGAGTTCGTCTACACTCCAAAGAACTCGACGCCGAAGATAGTCAGCGTTAGGGGCTCCTTCAACGACTGGGGTCAGTGGTATATGAGGAAGACCCCCAACGGTACCTGGGTTCTCAAGACCTGCCTAAAGCCTGGAACGTACCAGTACAAGTTCTTCATCGACGGCAACTGGGTTAAAGACATGTCCAAGGTCGATCCCACTGCCAACGGCTACGCGGACGATGGATACGGGGGCAAGAATGCAGTTAAGGTCGTTAGGGGCTCTTCAGCCATCTCCGTGGAATTCAACCCTGGAAATCCAGCCTATTTATCTATCGCGGACAACAGAACCGTACTGCGGTTCCAGGTTGGCAGGGGACTTATCGAGAACGCCACTCTTGTCACCAACGTTGGAACATTTCCGATGGAGAGGCAAGTCTGGTGGGACTCCGGCGAGGTGTGGCGGGCTGAGGTTCCCGCAGAGGAGCCCTTTGAATACTACTTCACAGTTCAGGCAAACGAGTCAAGTTACGCAGTTCTCAACAGCAAGGGTGAGCCGTTCTTCAGGTTCGATGGAAAGGACACCTTCCCACAGCTCCAGTGGGTTAGTGTTGGCGTTGGTTATCAGATATTCCCCGACAGGTTCTACAATGGAAACAGGAGCAACGATGTCCTTGCCCTCGACCACGACGAACTTGTCCTGAATCAGGTCAACCCAGGAAAGCCAATCCTCTCCAACTGGAGCGACCCAATAACACCCCTCCACTGCTGCCACCAGTACTTCGGCGGGGACATCGCGGGAATCACGCAGAAGCTCGACTACCTGCAGTCCCTCGGCGTTACCTTAATCTACCTGAACCCCATCTCCCTCTCTGGAAGCGCTCACGGCTACGATCCATACGACTACTACAAAATAGACCCCAAGTTCGGAACCGATGCGGAGCTGAGAACATTCATAAACGAGGCCCACAAGAGGGGGATCAGGGTTATCTTCGACTTCGTGCCCGACCATACTGGCATAGGCCACTGGGCGTTCCTCGACGTCTGGAAGAGGGGCAACCAGAGCCCCTACTGGGACTGGTACTTCATTAAGAAGTGGCCCTTCAAGCTCGGCGATGGGAGAGCCTACACCGGCTGGTGGGGGATAGGGAGTCTCCCGAAGCTCAACACAGCCAACCCGGAGGTGAAGGAGTATCTTATGAACGCAACGCTAAAGTGGCTTGACTTTGGCTTCGACGGCTTCAGGGTTGACGTTCCAAACGATTTGGTGAACGCGGACGAGTTCTTCCGCGAGCTCAGGGAGAGGGTGAAAGGGAAGCACCCCAACGCTTACATGGTTGGCGAAATCTGGACCCTCTCACCGGATTGGGTGGATGGAACCAAGTTCGACTCCCTGATGAACTACGCCCTGGGAAGGGACATCCTTCTGCCCTACGCAAGGGGCTCCCTGAGTGGAAAGAGCACCATGAACCTCCTTGGGGAGTACTACGCGGCCTACGGAGAGAACGTCGTTGCGATGGGATTTAACCTCGTGGATTCCCACGACACCTCAAGGGTTCTAACGGACCTTGGAGGAGGAAAGCTCGGTGACGAACCCAGCCCAGAGGCCATCCAGAGGCAGAAACTCCTCTCAGCCCTCCTCTACACCCTTCCAGGTATGCCAATAACCTTCCAGGGCGACGAGTGTGCATTTTTAGGGGACAAATCCCACTACGACGAGCAGCGCTACCCCATCCAGTGGGACAAGTGCAATGAGGACATGCTCAATCACTACCGCTCACTGGCAGAGCTGAGGAAGAGCGTTCCAGCTCTAACGAGCAGTAAAATAGAGTTCTACAGAGCTCAGGGAGGGGTTATCTCATTCTTTAGGGGGCACGAAAACGGGGTGCTCGTCATAGCCAACAACGGCGAGCAAACGGACTTCACACTTCCAGCGGGGACATGGAGGGAAGTGTGGCCGGAGAAAGGAAAGAAGTTCCAGGGGAGCATTGAAATTCCCGCGGTTTCTCTGATTGTTCTTGAGAGGGGTTAA